In Fundulus heteroclitus isolate FHET01 chromosome 16, MU-UCD_Fhet_4.1, whole genome shotgun sequence, a single genomic region encodes these proteins:
- the nfil3-6 gene encoding nuclear factor, interleukin 3 regulated, member 6, with the protein MPGMMFEEETQGMGGQQELSVLHAMDSPDAAASGGAEGPLSFTDEAVSILTSSNLLARSLLGRTSAIKRKESPAASARRKREFIPQDKKDDSYWDKRRKNNEAAKRSREKRRVNDMVLESRVLALLEENARLRAELLALKFRFGLIKDPSNTQILPLAGAPQHSVQNLTPQYYPHRGEVGPQSSLAPHPNNHLGQSSTRSSREGGNISEDSGFSTPGGSSVGSPIFFEDRFGDHGKFSPHRPDELGYDLQHSPADAHHPAALSAGKQDQAEAMKNLPHKLRFKTPGSSEGLDVGCESSRRSPAISTAGREGPREASKGLGGGEAGAGHCAGSWVQQLDAEQCRRERQTPPYGSSATGSSLQPPPTPGHSDVQHQHENTFLKSQLSSLSEEVAQLKKLFTEQLMSKIN; encoded by the coding sequence ATGCCTGGCATGATGTTTGAGGAGGAGACTCAGGGTATGGGGGGCCAGCAGGAGTTGTCCGTCCTCCATGCCATGGACTCCCCCGATGCGGCGGCCTCTGGTGGAGCTGAAGGACCTCTGTCCTTCACGGATGAAGCCGTGTCCATACTGACCTCCAGCAACCTGCTGGCTCGCTCCCTGCTGGGTCGCACCTCGGCCATCAAGCGTAAGGAGAGCCCCGCTGCCAGCGCCCGGCGGAAGCGCGAGTTCATCCCTCAGGACAAAAAGGACGACAGCTACTGGGACAAAAGGAGGAAGAACAACGAGGCGGCCAAACGTTCTCGGGAGAAGCGGCGGGTGAACGACATGGTGCTGGAGAGCCGGGTGCTCGCCCTGCTGGAGGAGAATGCCCGGCTTAGGGCAGAGCTGCTGGCTCTGAAGTTCCGCTTTGGCTTGATTAAAGATCCCTCCAACACACAAATTCTACCGCTTGCCGGAGCTCCTCAACACAGTGTTCAAAATCTGACTCCTCAATATTATCCCCATAGAGGGGAAGTAGGCCCTCAAAGCTCCCTAGCACCACATCCCAATAACCACTTAGGCCAGTCAAGCACCAGGAGCTCTAGGGAGGGTGGTAACATATCAGAGGACTCCGGGTTTTCTACACCAGGTGGGTCCAGCGTGGGCAGCCCCATCTTTTTTGAAGACCGCTTTGGTGACCATGGGAAGTTTTCCCCGCACCGACCGGACGAGTTGGGCTATGACCTCCAGCACTCGCCCGCTGATGCCCACCACCCTGCAGCGCTCAGCGCCGGGAAGCAGGACCAGGCAGAAGCCATGAAAAACCTGCCCCACAAGTTGCGTTTCAAGACTCCCGGGAGCAGCGAGGGCCTTGACGTCGGGTGCGAAAGCAGCAGACGCAGCCCCGCTATCTCCACCGCAGGACGGGAAGGTCCCCGGGAGGCCAGCAAAGGACTGGGTGGAGGTGAAGCAGGAGCAGGGCACTGTGCCGGCTCCTGGGTTCAGCAGCTGGATGCGGAGCAATGTAGGAGGGAGAGACAGACTCCTCCTTATGGGTCTTCCGCCACTGGCAGTAGCCTCCAGCCTCCTCCCACGCCTGGACACAGCGACGTCCAGCATCAGCACGAGAACACTTTCCTCAAGTCTCAGCTCAGCTCCCTTTCTGAAGAGGTGGCTCAGCTGAAGAAGCTTTTTACAGAGCAGCTCATGTCCAAAATCAACTGA